A region of Solibacillus isronensis DNA encodes the following proteins:
- the ftsL gene encoding cell division protein FtsL yields MAVRARQTYIQQQPELPQHQQQEQRLPVQPKKRKPKYFSAQEKFLFLVFAIVVASFAISILHTQGEIQTLSMEIQKIERDITEVNNNNTDLKVQVSERSTHQRIWEKAKELGLTLNEKNVKVVPGE; encoded by the coding sequence ATGGCAGTAAGAGCAAGACAAACTTATATACAACAGCAGCCAGAACTACCTCAACATCAGCAGCAGGAACAAAGACTACCGGTCCAGCCGAAAAAACGCAAACCAAAGTATTTTTCGGCACAGGAAAAGTTTTTGTTCCTAGTATTTGCAATCGTAGTAGCATCTTTCGCTATTTCCATATTACATACTCAAGGAGAAATCCAAACGCTCAGTATGGAAATCCAAAAAATCGAACGCGACATAACTGAAGTCAATAATAATAATACAGATTTAAAAGTACAAGTAAGTGAACGCTCCACTCACCAACGTATTTGGGAAAAAGCGAAAGAACTCGGATTAACACTAAATGAGAAAAATGTGAAAGTAGTGCCGGGAGAATGA
- a CDS encoding penicillin-binding protein produces the protein MFIFFGGLFLLLYWRFASIQATGMVKGHELEEEALSRYETGYVLSADRGKILDRNENVIAEDTLSYRLVAVIKESATENKKNPRHVVDKAETAKLLAQYIPMDEEKIYERLNPSKDLYQVEFGLAGRGISHEVKKKIEELNLPGILLYSDKKRYYPNGAFASHLIGFALRETDDDGNSSVVGKMGLEYIYDKQLTGTDGKLTYQRDARNYLLPSSDKVIQEAQDGNDIYLTIDKTIQNFLEEAMTRVNDQYKPQSMVAVVANPKTGEILAMSQRPTFNPDTREGLDGNWLNDVVENTIEPGSTFKTFTVAAAIDSGNWHPNATYQSGQYKVYNDTIRDHNRYGWGTISYLVGIQRSSNTAMTNLLDVMGWETYESYLKEFGFGQKTGIDLPNEASGIINSRYPLEKYTTTFGQGSTVTPIQLIQGVTAVANDGKMMQPYVIDKIVNPNTGEILVDSEPTIKGEPISAETAQQTREVLASTIYGEAGNAKRFQIDGYKVAGKTGTAQMPKANGIGYDWGKNEFLYSFLGMAPAEDPQLAVFISVAKPKLGATEIGSDPVSQVFNSVVLNSLKYMNINPSDVAEVETTKIDDYVGKQTDTVMTQLEAEGLVPVIIGQDGEITEQFPAADASLTSGSIVFLKTDGEITLPSFSDWSLRNLLVYKSLSKLPIEIVGEGYVESQSVSQGTPITDDSPIVVKLKTPEEKHLTPPAEDMELEEEEDEEFTEELLQD, from the coding sequence ATGTTTATATTCTTTGGAGGGCTCTTTTTACTATTATATTGGCGTTTTGCATCAATCCAGGCGACAGGAATGGTAAAAGGGCATGAATTGGAAGAAGAAGCATTATCAAGGTACGAAACTGGATATGTGTTATCTGCAGACCGTGGGAAGATTTTGGACCGCAATGAAAATGTGATTGCCGAAGATACATTAAGCTACCGTCTTGTAGCGGTAATTAAAGAATCGGCAACAGAAAATAAAAAAAATCCAAGGCATGTTGTCGATAAAGCTGAAACAGCGAAATTATTGGCACAATACATTCCGATGGATGAAGAGAAGATTTATGAACGGCTAAACCCTTCCAAAGATTTATATCAAGTCGAGTTTGGACTGGCAGGGCGCGGCATCAGTCATGAAGTGAAAAAGAAAATTGAAGAGCTTAATCTGCCTGGCATTCTATTATATAGCGACAAAAAACGCTATTATCCTAACGGCGCCTTTGCCTCTCACCTTATAGGATTTGCATTGCGTGAAACCGATGATGACGGAAATTCGTCGGTTGTCGGGAAAATGGGGCTTGAATATATTTATGATAAGCAATTAACAGGAACTGACGGTAAGTTAACTTACCAGCGCGATGCTCGTAACTACTTATTGCCAAGCAGCGATAAAGTGATACAGGAAGCACAGGATGGAAACGATATTTATTTAACAATCGATAAAACAATCCAAAACTTCCTGGAAGAAGCAATGACGCGTGTCAACGATCAATATAAGCCGCAGTCTATGGTTGCTGTCGTAGCGAATCCGAAAACGGGGGAAATCTTGGCGATGTCACAACGACCAACGTTCAACCCTGACACACGTGAAGGATTAGATGGCAACTGGCTGAATGATGTTGTGGAAAATACAATTGAACCGGGTTCCACATTTAAAACATTTACGGTTGCAGCCGCAATCGATTCAGGGAATTGGCATCCGAATGCCACGTACCAGTCAGGGCAGTATAAAGTTTATAACGATACAATACGTGACCATAATAGATACGGTTGGGGTACAATCTCCTATTTAGTAGGTATCCAACGCTCTTCAAATACGGCGATGACGAACTTGCTTGATGTTATGGGCTGGGAAACGTATGAAAGCTATTTAAAGGAGTTTGGTTTCGGTCAAAAAACAGGCATTGACCTACCAAATGAAGCGAGCGGTATTATTAACTCACGCTATCCTTTAGAAAAGTATACGACAACATTCGGTCAAGGTTCGACTGTTACTCCGATTCAGTTAATTCAAGGGGTAACGGCCGTTGCAAATGACGGGAAAATGATGCAGCCATATGTAATCGATAAAATTGTTAATCCGAACACTGGTGAGATTTTAGTAGATTCAGAGCCTACTATAAAAGGTGAACCGATTTCGGCAGAGACAGCACAGCAAACACGTGAGGTTTTAGCTTCTACTATATACGGAGAAGCCGGGAATGCGAAACGTTTCCAGATTGACGGCTATAAAGTAGCCGGGAAAACAGGTACTGCCCAAATGCCGAAAGCAAATGGTATCGGTTATGACTGGGGGAAAAATGAATTCCTTTATTCATTTTTAGGAATGGCTCCAGCAGAAGATCCGCAGCTGGCTGTATTTATTTCAGTTGCAAAACCAAAACTAGGTGCAACCGAAATAGGTTCTGACCCAGTTTCACAAGTTTTCAATTCAGTTGTACTGAACAGTTTGAAGTACATGAATATCAATCCGTCGGACGTAGCGGAAGTAGAGACAACAAAGATTGACGATTATGTAGGGAAGCAGACAGATACGGTCATGACTCAACTGGAAGCGGAAGGACTGGTACCGGTAATAATTGGTCAAGACGGAGAAATTACAGAACAGTTCCCTGCAGCAGATGCATCATTAACAAGTGGGAGCATTGTTTTCTTAAAGACAGATGGAGAAATTACATTACCGTCGTTTAGTGATTGGTCACTACGTAATTTACTTGTCTATAAATCACTATCCAAACTGCCGATTGAAATTGTCGGCGAAGGCTATGTTGAAAGCCAAAGTGTTTCCCAAGGGACGCCGATAACAGATGATTCACCGATCGTCGTCAAGCTGAAAACCCCTGAGGAGAAGCATTTGACCCCTCCGGCAGAGGATATGGAGCTGGAAGAAGAGGAAGACGAAGAATTTACTGAAGAACTTCTACAAGATTAG
- a CDS encoding penicillin-binding transpeptidase domain-containing protein: protein MKWVTTKSKKRLTWIAIALVLYGVAIFVKLVSVQIIQYDELSTKAKENWDREIPFHTQRGEITDRNNEVIVTNKLAPTLYFMPSQNEDKEQAADAIANVLNKDRAKILERLQQRVSLVKIAPEAKNITYEQAEKIQQLQIPGLYSGVDYVRSYPHGNLLARFLGFTGADNQGLAGIEYEYDELLKSSDAAIRLFTDAKGNALEHVDDEWKEGKDGATIQLTIDLKLQEIVERELSQAMLEYDADQALAIAMNPNSGEILALASFPTYDPTKFSEVEPSIYNRNLPVFMSYEPGSTFKIITLSAAIEEGVVNMEEEHFHDHGYTMVEGARLRCWKREGHKDQTFYEVVQNSCNPGFVELGQRVGSTKLLEYIHKFGFGKKTGSNISGESTGILFSKEAFGPVEHATTSFGQGVSVTPIQQMQAVSAAINGGTLYTPYTVSKILDSKTNEVIMEQNPEAKAQVVSEETSEKVRHALELVVAKGSGRQAFRDGLRIGGKTGTAQKVENGRYKDGDYIVSFIGFAPANDPEIIVYVAIDNPKSSLQFGSVIAAPIVGRIIEDAAPLYNIEKQKDQIERNYVWGDELTERTPNFIGMTKEEVIPHLYPYKIEWHGEGEKVIQQVPSADSLILQSDSVHLYLGN from the coding sequence ATGAAATGGGTAACTACAAAATCTAAAAAACGTTTAACATGGATCGCCATCGCACTTGTACTATACGGCGTGGCGATTTTTGTTAAATTAGTATCCGTTCAAATTATTCAGTATGATGAGCTTTCGACAAAGGCAAAAGAAAACTGGGACAGGGAAATTCCGTTCCATACACAGCGAGGCGAAATTACTGACCGAAACAATGAAGTAATTGTAACGAATAAACTTGCCCCGACTTTGTACTTCATGCCTTCACAAAACGAAGATAAAGAACAAGCAGCAGATGCCATTGCAAACGTGCTCAATAAAGATCGAGCCAAAATATTGGAAAGACTGCAGCAACGAGTATCCCTAGTAAAAATTGCTCCAGAAGCTAAAAACATCACTTATGAGCAAGCGGAAAAAATTCAGCAGCTCCAAATTCCGGGTTTATACAGTGGTGTCGATTATGTAAGATCTTATCCGCACGGTAATTTGCTCGCACGCTTTTTAGGGTTTACAGGTGCAGATAACCAAGGTTTGGCAGGAATCGAATACGAGTATGATGAATTATTAAAAAGCTCGGATGCAGCCATTCGGCTATTTACTGATGCAAAAGGGAATGCATTGGAGCATGTGGATGATGAATGGAAAGAAGGAAAAGACGGTGCGACAATTCAGCTGACAATTGATTTAAAGCTTCAGGAAATTGTCGAACGTGAATTATCGCAGGCAATGCTGGAGTATGATGCAGATCAGGCATTGGCCATTGCCATGAATCCCAATAGTGGTGAAATACTGGCACTAGCATCATTCCCAACATACGATCCGACGAAATTTTCGGAAGTAGAGCCAAGTATATATAACCGCAACCTTCCTGTATTTATGTCTTATGAGCCGGGTTCCACATTCAAAATTATTACGCTCAGTGCCGCAATTGAAGAAGGTGTAGTCAACATGGAGGAAGAACATTTTCATGATCATGGCTATACAATGGTCGAGGGGGCACGATTGCGCTGTTGGAAACGAGAAGGACATAAAGACCAGACTTTTTACGAAGTTGTACAAAATTCCTGTAACCCTGGATTTGTAGAACTAGGGCAACGAGTTGGTTCAACAAAGTTGCTTGAGTATATTCACAAATTCGGATTCGGGAAAAAAACGGGTTCGAATATTTCCGGTGAATCAACAGGCATATTATTTTCAAAAGAAGCATTTGGTCCGGTAGAGCATGCTACGACCTCTTTTGGTCAGGGTGTTTCCGTTACGCCGATTCAGCAGATGCAGGCGGTCTCTGCCGCAATTAATGGCGGTACATTATATACGCCGTACACGGTTTCGAAAATACTGGACTCCAAAACAAACGAAGTCATTATGGAGCAAAATCCGGAAGCGAAAGCGCAGGTCGTCAGTGAAGAGACATCGGAAAAAGTGCGTCATGCTTTGGAACTTGTAGTTGCAAAAGGTTCTGGTCGCCAGGCATTTCGTGATGGCTTACGCATTGGAGGCAAAACAGGGACAGCGCAAAAGGTGGAAAACGGCCGCTATAAGGACGGGGACTATATTGTATCGTTCATCGGTTTTGCGCCGGCCAATGATCCGGAAATAATCGTTTATGTTGCGATTGACAATCCGAAAAGTTCGTTGCAATTCGGAAGTGTTATCGCTGCACCGATTGTAGGCCGAATTATAGAAGATGCAGCACCGCTGTACAATATTGAAAAGCAAAAAGATCAAATCGAACGGAATTACGTTTGGGGCGATGAATTGACTGAGCGTACACCAAACTTTATTGGAATGACAAAAGAAGAAGTAATTCCACATTTATATCCTTATAAGATTGAATGGCACGGAGAAGGCGAAAAAGTAATTCAGCAAGTCCCGTCAGCTGATAGCCTCATTCTTCAGAGTGATAGTGTTCATTTATATTTAGGAAATTAA
- the mraY gene encoding phospho-N-acetylmuramoyl-pentapeptide-transferase produces the protein MTLSTTLTILFSSFLVTVILAPVGIPLLRRLKFGQSIREEGPQSHMKKAGTPTMGGLIFLLAIIISTIVVAMIFDLFTTQTIVLLLVLVGFGVIGFLDDGLKVIFKRNLGLTSLQKLIGQIAIAIAAFLLLRLGSFDTSVGIPYTDLSIDLGILYVGFLIFWLVGFSNAVNLTDGLDGLVSGTASIAFAAFGVIALFNEQADIALFAFAVTGALLGFLIFNANPAKVFMGDTGSLALGGALAMISVLVKQELLLLLIGLVFVIETLSVILQVGSYKLRKKRIFKMSPIHHHFELSGWSEWKVVLVFWSTGCIVALIAVLAEALL, from the coding sequence ATGACATTATCAACAACATTGACCATACTCTTTTCATCATTTTTAGTAACGGTCATTTTAGCACCAGTAGGAATCCCTCTTTTACGCCGATTAAAATTCGGGCAAAGCATACGTGAAGAAGGCCCTCAATCACATATGAAAAAAGCGGGTACACCTACAATGGGTGGTTTAATTTTCTTGTTAGCCATTATTATTTCGACAATTGTAGTCGCAATGATTTTCGACTTGTTTACAACACAAACGATTGTATTATTACTTGTTTTAGTTGGATTTGGCGTAATTGGCTTTTTAGATGATGGGCTAAAAGTTATTTTCAAACGTAATTTAGGATTGACTTCCCTTCAAAAATTAATAGGTCAAATCGCAATTGCGATTGCAGCATTCTTACTATTGCGTTTAGGTTCATTTGATACATCTGTAGGAATACCATATACAGATTTATCGATTGATTTAGGAATTTTATATGTTGGGTTTTTAATTTTCTGGCTAGTAGGTTTTTCAAATGCAGTCAATTTAACAGATGGTTTAGATGGACTCGTATCAGGAACGGCTTCAATTGCATTTGCTGCATTCGGTGTCATTGCATTATTTAACGAGCAAGCCGATATCGCATTATTTGCATTTGCTGTAACGGGTGCATTACTTGGATTTCTGATTTTTAATGCAAACCCGGCAAAAGTGTTTATGGGAGATACAGGTTCCCTTGCGCTTGGCGGTGCATTGGCAATGATTTCGGTACTGGTAAAACAAGAATTGCTGTTACTATTAATCGGTCTCGTATTCGTTATTGAAACATTATCCGTTATTTTACAAGTAGGAAGCTATAAACTGCGTAAAAAGCGTATATTCAAAATGAGTCCGATTCACCACCATTTTGAATTATCTGGCTGGTCAGAATGGAAAGTCGTACTAGTATTTTGGTCAACAGGTTGTATCGTAGCACTTATAGCAGTATTAGCGGAGGCGTTATTATGA
- the murD gene encoding UDP-N-acetylmuramoyl-L-alanine--D-glutamate ligase produces the protein MIEYEGLQAKKVLVLGLAKSGVAAAELLHRLGAFVTVNDAKPFDANPEAQELLSKGITVICGRHPEDLLDEGFELVVKNPGIPYTNPIVADAITKGLPVITEMELAYLVSEATFIGITGSNGKTTTTTLLYEMLKVGRLKPLIAGNIGTVACGVAEEAKADEVIVTELSSFQLMGTRQFRPHIAILTNLYEAHLDYHGTFEEYAEAKFGVTRNQTAEDYFIYNADQEVVAKYAQKSNAQLIPFTTKGHAEQGISADKENIYWQGDAILKRDNIVLPGEHNLENILCAVAAALLQQCPVEAIEEVLSTFAGVRHRTQFVREWQGRKIYNDSKATNVLATKSALAAFEQPIVLLAGGLDRGHSFEELRKEMTRVKAVVAFGETALRFIEFAKSCGITNIVRAIDVEDAVGYGAKMSEEGDIILLSPACASWDQHASFEIRGDLFIDRVMKLS, from the coding sequence ATGATTGAATATGAAGGATTACAAGCTAAAAAAGTACTCGTTTTAGGATTGGCGAAAAGTGGTGTTGCGGCTGCTGAGCTTTTGCATCGGTTAGGTGCATTTGTAACAGTCAACGATGCAAAGCCATTTGATGCAAATCCTGAAGCGCAGGAGCTTTTATCAAAAGGAATTACCGTAATTTGTGGACGACATCCAGAAGATTTGCTTGATGAAGGTTTTGAGCTTGTCGTAAAAAACCCTGGGATTCCATACACAAATCCGATCGTTGCCGATGCGATAACAAAAGGTTTGCCTGTTATTACAGAAATGGAACTTGCCTATTTAGTAAGTGAAGCGACATTTATCGGTATTACTGGTTCGAATGGTAAAACAACAACGACAACTTTACTTTACGAAATGCTTAAAGTAGGCCGTTTAAAACCATTAATCGCCGGGAATATTGGAACCGTTGCTTGTGGTGTAGCAGAAGAAGCAAAGGCAGATGAAGTCATCGTTACTGAGTTATCATCATTTCAGTTAATGGGGACACGTCAATTCAGACCACATATTGCAATTTTGACAAATCTGTATGAAGCTCATTTAGATTACCATGGGACATTTGAAGAATATGCTGAGGCTAAATTTGGTGTCACACGCAATCAGACAGCTGAAGATTATTTTATTTATAATGCCGACCAGGAAGTTGTGGCGAAATATGCTCAAAAATCAAATGCCCAACTCATTCCATTTACGACAAAAGGTCATGCAGAACAAGGGATCAGTGCTGATAAAGAAAACATTTATTGGCAAGGCGATGCGATCCTAAAACGTGATAATATTGTATTGCCGGGTGAGCATAATTTAGAGAATATTTTATGTGCAGTAGCTGCAGCGCTACTGCAGCAATGTCCTGTCGAAGCGATTGAAGAGGTTTTATCAACATTTGCAGGGGTGCGTCACCGTACGCAGTTTGTCCGTGAATGGCAAGGACGTAAAATTTACAATGATTCAAAAGCTACAAATGTACTGGCAACGAAAAGCGCCTTGGCTGCATTTGAGCAACCGATTGTATTATTGGCCGGCGGATTAGATCGCGGGCATTCATTTGAAGAGCTTCGTAAAGAAATGACACGTGTAAAAGCAGTTGTCGCGTTTGGCGAAACTGCACTTCGCTTTATCGAATTTGCAAAATCATGTGGCATTACGAATATTGTGCGTGCAATTGATGTAGAAGATGCAGTCGGTTATGGAGCAAAAATGTCTGAAGAAGGTGACATCATTTTACTGTCACCGGCATGTGCAAGCTGGGATCAACATGCGAGCTTTGAAATTCGGGGCGACTTATTTATTGATCGTGTTATGAAACTTTCATAA
- a CDS encoding FtsW/RodA/SpoVE family cell cycle protein, with translation MISAIVLSLVGILFIFSAGTYWGNVHYDGQTPFYLKQSIYFIVALIICAAIMNWEFLQQPKVWKIFYIISLGLLVAVLIPGIGIVRNGSQSWIGIGPLTVQPAEIAKVTTIIYISALLTQRKSYERIVQLKHFLILILPAALIMLQPDFGAVFILVVVVLIIFFIAQYPLRLYVVLITLGIGGLAGLIIAAPYRLKRIEAFINPWADPLGSGFQAVQSLFAIGPAGLFGHGLLKSRQKYLYLPEPQNDFIFAIILEEIGLVGGMGLLLIFACFLILGYRLALQCKHVFHFYAICGLTTMIAVQAALNIGVVINLLPVTGVTLPFISYGGTSLVVVWVTVALILNFSYERRKE, from the coding sequence ATGATCAGTGCGATTGTATTGTCGCTGGTTGGCATTCTCTTTATTTTTTCTGCAGGTACATATTGGGGGAATGTTCACTATGATGGACAAACCCCGTTTTACCTGAAGCAGTCAATCTATTTCATCGTTGCACTTATCATCTGTGCAGCCATTATGAACTGGGAGTTTTTACAGCAACCGAAAGTGTGGAAGATTTTTTATATCATTTCGCTTGGCTTACTTGTTGCTGTTCTTATTCCAGGTATCGGAATAGTCCGTAATGGTTCGCAAAGTTGGATTGGAATCGGTCCTTTAACGGTCCAACCGGCTGAAATTGCGAAAGTAACGACAATTATTTATATTAGTGCATTATTAACACAGCGGAAATCGTATGAGCGCATTGTTCAATTGAAGCATTTTCTCATATTGATTCTTCCGGCAGCCTTAATTATGCTACAGCCTGATTTCGGTGCTGTCTTTATTTTAGTTGTAGTTGTTTTAATTATATTTTTTATTGCACAATATCCGCTGCGCCTATATGTTGTCCTCATCACTTTAGGTATAGGGGGCCTTGCCGGGTTAATTATCGCGGCTCCATATCGTCTTAAACGGATCGAAGCGTTTATCAATCCTTGGGCAGACCCGTTAGGAAGCGGCTTCCAAGCTGTACAATCTTTATTTGCGATAGGTCCAGCAGGCTTGTTTGGACATGGATTATTAAAAAGTAGACAAAAGTATTTATACTTACCGGAACCGCAGAACGATTTTATATTTGCGATAATTTTAGAAGAAATCGGACTTGTCGGTGGAATGGGACTGCTGCTTATTTTTGCGTGCTTTTTAATTCTTGGATATCGCCTGGCATTACAATGTAAGCATGTATTTCATTTTTATGCGATATGTGGACTTACAACGATGATTGCTGTACAGGCAGCGCTGAACATAGGTGTAGTTATTAATTTACTGCCTGTAACCGGTGTAACACTGCCATTTATAAGCTATGGCGGAACATCGCTTGTTGTTGTCTGGGTAACAGTAGCGCTTATATTAAATTTTTCTTATGAAAGAAGGAAGGAGTAG